One Misgurnus anguillicaudatus chromosome 5, ASM2758022v2, whole genome shotgun sequence genomic window, aaatgtacgtTTTTGGGAAAGTGAAACACTTTTTTGCATACATTGTGAACACATTCcttaaaacacaaaattaaaagtACAAGCCTTATAGACAAATTTTGTGCTTCCTGCGATATCTTGATATGATTTCATTTTACTGGTACATCTCCAAATTTGGTTTTTGAGTGTTTATCAAGTCGTTTACTGGTTTGTTAAAGCTGTGATAAAGATAAGAGCTGTCATGTTGATCATTCAGTTTTGACAGACCATGTATTCAATGGACATACAGtgttgtgaatttttttttattattattatatatattgtcATTGTTTACATGCTGGAAATACTTTGAATACACACATGTTCTTTTGCACTACTTTGTGTTCTTTTGCAACTTTTCCAAGAGATTACCTACccaaaaaaagatatatatatattatatatacacagttgtcaataaatattgttaagCCATATCAACTTGTTTCAAGCATTTAtttcaaagacaaaaaaaatagtGAACAAGGCACTCAAACAACACTTTTGCACATGTTCGTTAAGGCACAGCAAACAGTGACAATCTTATCTAAAGGCATTAGGTTTTCGCCCTCACATTTAACAAGCATGTGCACAGGTACAGTTGAGTGTAAGAATTTGAACTTGTTGCGCACAACACCAATCACCCTCTCAACGTGAATTCTGAGATGTGCTATGGCCCTAGTCTCCTCAACATCTTTCGCCTCCAGCTGTGCACGACCCCTTGTGAATGTAGGTAATTTGACTTCTGCACACATCATACCCACACTTTCTCTTATATTAAAGCCCCTATCTGCCAGCACAATGTCACCAGGTAACAGTTTGTTCAGGAAACCACTTTGCTCAGTTATATGCTTGTCACTTGTGCGCCCACCCCACCCGTTCGATATGAAGGAAATGACACCCTGGGGCGtgatcacaataagatatttcaTTGTGTATGCGTGTTTGTATTGAGAGAAGGTCTGTGCCCTTGCCAGTACATTTGAGGGTTTCTCAATGAACACCTCGAAGCAGTCCACAATGGCAGCCACATTGTTCCCAAATGATTCCACAAACTGGTGTGGCATACTGGTCAACAAGCATTCCCTGCTTGGCCAGTGCACCAATGGACACAGCTGTGTGTACATCACTCCAAGGGTATGGTGAAAGGCATCAGCAACTGTTGTCCTATGTACTCTAAACAGATGACTGAGGTGCTGTATTGGAAGGTCTAGTCTGAGGCGCATTAAAGTCAATAGGACAAGCTGGAAGGGTGAGAGCTTCTTCATCCTACATTGAGGCAGATATGGAGTGAGGGTGAGTAGAAGTGTCTGGAACAATGCAAAGTTTGGAAGCCCCGTGTAATACTTCACCGTGTTATCATCACCACCCAGAAAGTTCTCATTCATCCGGTACTCATCAAGCTCCCGCTTCAGCTCTCTGTTTTCTTCCAAAAGACTGTTGATGACATCTCGTCTAGATGTGCAGAGTCCACATTCCATTTCCTGGGTTGGTGGTGATGGCGGCTGCTGCTGCTGGTCATCCTGGGCTGGCGATGGCGGCTGCTGGTGGTACTGGGCTGGCGATGGCGGCTGCTGGTGGTCCTGGGCTGGCGATGGCGGCTGGTGGTGGTCCTGGGCTGGCGATGGCGGCTGCTGGTGGTCCTGGGCTGGCGATGGCGGCTGCTGGTGGTCCTGGGCTGGCGATGGCGGCTGCTGGTGGTCCTGGGCTGGCGGTGATGGCTGCTGGTCGTCCTGGGCTGGCGGCCGCTTCTGGGTCCTGCGCTTCACTTGCCGCTGATATCTTGCTTCATTTGTTTCTTTAACATCATTGTGGCCTAACCGCAGGGATGGTGTCCAGTCAGGGTGGTTCTCCAACATCTCAAATGATGGTTTACCTACAACAATTAATTAGATTATGAAAACTCTATTTAATCAATGCTTTAAACTGGCAACAAGGTGCCTATGACATCTCACAACATCTGAACTATTTAGTAATATCATATTCTCATATAATGGTTTACCTATAACAGAATAATTAGTGTTATCAATTATTAATTGTGTCATCAATTACTCAGACtaatgttgttctaaacctgtatgaatgtgttttttctgatgaacacaaaagaagatattttgagaaatgatggtaaacacacagttgactgtaccaattaaattccatcatattttttaaattcctactatggaagtcaatggacactatctgctgtgtttaccatcatttctcaaaacatcttcttttgtgttcatcataaattcatacaggtttaaaacaacatgaggatgagtaaatgatgacagaattttcattttacagTAAAGTAACCCTTTAACATTAACGGTTGGTCATTGAGCATTTTCGAAGAGGCAACAGTCTGTTAGATAGTTATCTAGGCAGCAAGTTCAGAATCACTTCAGGGTTTGCAACAACATTAGGTAACCTACACTTCGTAGCTTTAAGAGACAACAACataaagacatttttagagAACTTACCCGTGTGAAAATGCAAAGAACAGACTCTCATCGACTGGGGGGTGAAATCGAAAGTAAGGTCCTTTCTTCTTATTGCAGCCAACCAAGCAATCCGTCGTCTCCTCGTCAGGTCGGATATTTGCTCTCCCTGATGCCGTCTCCATTTGGGTAATCTAAAAAACTGTGTACCGTTGTTTCTATGTTTTCCATATGCATCGTGTGATGTACTGGAACAGTTTTTTACGCAGCAGTGACTTCCAGGCATGGTAAAACAGTGTGGATTCGCGAAAACCTCTTCTACTACCAAGCTAACAACACACGTAAACAATCATATTTTGCCGCCGGAATCCTGCCAACATGGCGGACAGGGGGAGGAGCTCTGTACTATGACGACAGCTCCTCACTCTCAATATAGGAAATTATGATAATCCTTTTCCTGCATGTGGTATTCAGTGTCTTATCCAATTCCGTACCAAATAGGTACAGTGTTGGTGTAATGTCCAGCGGGGTTTCCACAATATTAACAGTTAGATCATGTACCGCCTTCcagaaatgttttaatttccTGCATTCCCAAAAAACATGCATATTTGACCCTTTACACATTTTACAACAATGACATCTGGGGGAAGAGTTAGGAAACATTTTACTTAATCGGAGAGGAGTAAGGTACATCCTGTGCATGAATTTGTAATTTTGTTCGATTATTTTATTACAGGACAGTGAGGAAAAAACATTCTGACATATCGTGTCCCACTGATCTTCATCAAAAGTACGCCCCATATCCTTCTGCCATATGTTCTTAAGTGAGGTCAAGGAAGAGCTGCAGTGGTCCAACAAAGCACTATACATTTAAGAGATTTTTCCTTTTAATGATGTTGATTTTACCAGAATTTCCTCAAGATTTGTTAGCCCTAAGGACAAGCGTTTCTCCCCTTTTAGGGTATTTATTAAATGGCGGATTTGTAAGTATTTATAAAAGTCCTGTTTCGGAATTTCGTATTCTAACATTAGAACTTCAAATGACTTTAGTGTGTCCCCATCAAATAATTGTTGGAATTGATGTACACCCCTTCCTTTCCACTTCGCAAGCAGGGAACCACCAATAGATGGTGGCTTGTATTGTAGATGTTTGGTGGATCACCCTCTCTGTAGCTGTCAGCACcttataatattattaaaaataatacatatttatatagcgctttacAGAACACTTTACAGAACAGAGAAaataagacacacacacacacacacacacacacacaataacacaccaataaaaaaatcaatttagGTACAAACAAAATTGAAGCAGTTAGGAGCATGTTAGGAACGCGATGTTTATGGTTTCACAGTACATATTTCTAAACGTTCTGCTCAATTAGTAAACATGCAGGTATTAATATTTACTTGACTTTCTTTCCATAGGTATGCTTTGTACTACAGCAAATTTCACAGAGCTTTACCACTTCGAtgaattataaaaaaagaaattttgATCTACAATTGATCTGTCCGGTGGTTGTTGCAATTGGACTGTATGCCTGCAGAGTAAGAATCAGTCACTGCTCAAACAAGTACAAACAGCAACAGTTTTATCATCACAATGGACAGATAACAATATCTACATATAACTTTTAGCAGCAGAGGCATAACTTGTACAAATAGGTCTACAATGATCATTATTTACCTGCAACATAATTACGTGCCAACTTGAGCATGTGACAAGCGTCCATCATTACAAATACTTTCTCGCCAGTCACAGGATGCAAGAAACTGGTTTGAAGTGGCTCTTGTGGGTCCCCCTTTAGCTCACACCCAAGTTGGTTGCACATGGCATGACCATCCATTGTAACACATACTACCCTAATGCCCTGTGCATGTAGCTCCTCCAAAGCATGACTGAGAAGGACCCTTTGTGTATCTGGAGAGAGAGACTTGGTCAGGAAGTAAGCAATGGGAGCCTTCCAATGTCCTTGTAGGCTAACCACTATGAACACAAGAGCCTGAGTAGCAACATCAGTCTCACTGTTTCCATTACCCATGTCTACAAACCCAGACATTGGTTGTATATGTGGATTATATTGCACATGTTTTCTGATGGACATGGCATCCAACATGAGTGCAACACATCCATATTTAGCCTTGTCTCCCTGGCATCTTCTCTCCAGCATATCCAGCATCATCTTGTTAAGGCCAGGTTTGGCATCCGCCGAACACAGCCACCtgtaagaaaaattaaaaagcaccttTTCAATGTGTTGGCATGAGTAATTTCCCAAAATTAAATTCGGACAACATTAAGCCTACCTTTGTAGTGGATGTGGGAGGGGAAAATGTCGAGTCTCTCGGAGGTATTTGTATGCCTTTGGACCATGTAGATGTAGCGTGAGCGCAAACTCTCTGTACTCCTTTGTGTACTCCTGCCCTTGCTTTGCCATGAGGTCTATCTGAAGATCTGAAATGTtatgatttaaaatgaataaGTCCCCTTCAGATAATAACTAAGGAGTTTAATAAAGAGAGTAAGAAGAATAGTGTACATTACATTTCAAAGTGCTAATTTTGTCTTACCAGAGTATAATTCAAGCTTCTCTTTGAACTCTTCATTAATGAGGTTCTTTTCCCTTAAATCCTCCAAAAGACTCTTCACTGTGTTTTTGGCCCTCTTTTCTCTGGCCATGGAGTTCTTCTTTTCTCGCTCTAGACTTTCCACTCTTGCCAGAGCTTCATTTAGTCTGATCTTAAGAGCGGTAGGAGAAGCAGGCAAGGCATAGCCATGATCCTAGCAAAAAGAGGGATGAACATGGTTTGAGTAATGTTTCACTTCACAAACATCAATTTGACACCACTATGGCCCACATTCTTTTTTAAAAGTCATCACCTGGCAAAGCTACTGccagcagtgtgtgtgtgtgtcagcaaTGCATGTTCAACGTGTCTTAAATTGTGTGAGTATGGGTTTATATGTGAGCGTGTTTAATATTTGTGGAAGCAAACAAGTGAGATTTGAATATGTCCAGGAAACATTATGATATGATGTTTAAAGTAGAAATATTCACATCATTAGGCTGAGGTTGTGGGCTtgaggtagatagatagatagatactttATTTATCCCAGGGAGGGAAATTCATGTACCCAGTAGCgtttaaaaaatacttaatcACACTATAAACACAgttaacaataacaataaataattaaagttaaaatagatagataaatagatagataaaaaATTGTCAAGTTTGTCAAAAACATCATCTGTAGTCCATTATTGCCCTGACTTGCTGTTGTGTAGTCTGATGGCCAGTGGGACAAAAGagtttttaaatctatttgtggaGCAAGGCTGGGACAACAATCTGCCACTAAATGTGCTCCTTTGTCCGATAAAGGTGTTATGCAGGGGATGGTGTGCGTTGTCCAATATGGACAGCAATTTGTCCAGGGTCCTTCTTTCTGCCACTGTCACTAGTGAATCATTTCCTGGGAATCATGAGAGGCCACGGATAGGCTTTCTACAGCTTTTCTAGAGGTAGACATAGCCCTGCCTTTTTGCAACTAAAATGAAGAAGCATAATACATAATGAAATATGTATAAAGGGACAAGTATCTTACCCTGCCCCGTGAttgataatataatatttacatttatgaattCTAACAGCCTTATGAGGATACACCTACTCTTTGGAGGTGAACCGGAAAGCTGAAGACGGATGGAATAACACCTTCTCGGAGTCGGACAATCTGACCCGTCCTATCAAAATCACCATGCTTAAAATGTGGAAAGCAAAGCACTGATGAATCACTTGCATGGAATCCTTCTCTCCTCAAAGCCACTTCCCACTTCTACCTCATATTTTTGTCCTTGGGAAACCTTCAAAATATAAATGGAAAATTTTGCAGAGTctacacaaaaacattttacaaaggAGGTCAAGCTTATTTTCTTCCTTCACATTTCTTAAAACCTTTCTTCAACAAAACTCGCATTTTTAACCTTCTAAGACCTGatctttggtttgtctttttttcagattgCTTCAAggtatttggggttaggaagaaccaataaatataataaccaaacatgttcctttaaacatgaagcagtgtatttgtccatatttgtgtacaacaggttccagttacacataATTAAGTATTAtcgtgcaaacaacaaaaacaatgtTAAGTCCTGTGATGGAGCACGATCGCCAACCACGCTGAGCAGGCAACACTGgcgcacacacgcacatacaccgCATACACTTATCTTAATTATACTCCGATTCGGCGGCGGGTGCACACGAAGCCGATTCACATGGACATTTCAGTCATCAACATTTCCCCCAGTTAATCCTGTTATTtaatacacatgcacacactttgttttgtttgtttgtttggtttgtttgtttagcCAGCCTTCCGGGATGGGATGCTGCGCTGGCGAACCTGAGCGATTGAGCGGCACACGCATATGACGTCACAGAGTGTGCCGCGCCGGCGCAGTATTCGCGACAGTTGGCAGAGTCCATTATGTTTGTATATAGGGGggtgttgtttttgtatgtCATTGTTAAAGGGGCTATGTGTTAAATTATGGTTTTAATATGTGTCAAACAGATGTTTTGTTATGTGtatataatgtaatgtttatgTGTTTAAATTCATTGTATCTGAGTTTAATGGCAATTTAAATACTTACCTGGATACTTACCTGGTTATGGGAACTCCCCTTGAAGGGGAGGAGTCTGGCTCTATAAAGAGGGAGGCCAGACTCACAATCAGGACTTGTTAACAAAGTCGACCAGAGTGGGTGGTTGTGTAGAAAAAAGTTGCTTTTTGATATATTGTGGATATTTACTTGTGTATATTTTTcatcattgttttgttttatttattttggggtTTTGATTTTTGCACTTGTAAATATATCACCTTGGTTTTTCTCCTGATTCACTGTTAATAAACTTCACTTTGTACAAGAGTACAGTTGCGGTCTGAGccatcatttttgttttggggatttttctttatttttgggACTTACCCACGTCAAAGGTGAACCGTTGGTGTTCACTTTGTCACAAGTCCACATATCTGGACATCCAGGtcttaagcccggaatacactgcacgatttttgtcctcttataagatcattaccttatcacactgtgcgacatgtatcgtttaaactcgggtacgagggacgtgtagactgtacgatgatgacacggaagcttcggcggctgcgtcacacgttgcacaacgtcaccagcatgcgctcgtggtaaactaATACTGGCgtgcaggtcgtagcagcaaacacactgtgcggtgatcatgccgaatttctgacactgccagaaagctatcgtaggctatctttggacgcaagaccgggaaaacgtccgtctttgaacctctctcactgtacgacataggaccaccgatggagagccacgatcacagaaatcgcgacaatggtttcacgatggcaatctttcgtctgggacagccaattatcgtgcagtgtatcccggcctTTAGGAGGTTAAATAAAGGAGTTAAAGCTGCCGTCGGCAACTTTGGAGGATTGagcagtttccaaatgtttacaatttcatgTCCCTCCCCCACTACCTCCGAGCAACCTCCCTCAGAGCTCGTTCTCGTCAGCGTGTGTGCAAAAGTATTATTGTGAACGCATACTTAGCAAGAATActtagattacttacataacactccgaaatacaatcaatggttgataaagcacaattatctgttgagaagaaatgtggcaagctctgcatccagcttgaaATCTTGTAGATTCCTTTCAAATGCCggtccgatattgatcctagttttatAACGGTCACAGTCActttctatctttgtttccttcttttcattggttgttTTCCTAGCTCTAGTTGTTAACCGAGAAATCGGAAGTTTGTTACTGAAAGTTCTCTCCGCCATCACGCTGTTCAAACCAAAACACCTATGAATTTAGGCGGATGCACGTGATATTGTAACGAGGGGGATGGGGATCTGTGGCGCgtgcaggtactgtgattgacaggcagattttacacagccctgtgtgattggaccaaatgaaccagcctgcgctgattggaccaaatgaaccgggagcggtggatttttgcaaaacaaataacaggctccaggtggagctagaagcgcagggttttttcttaaacagtctaatttatgttgttctatcggagcatagtgttggtttcagtgaatttgataaaaaaaacatgatcaAATAAGTTGCCGAACGCAGCTTTAAGCTACTGAAAAGTtacttaaaggtgacatagaatgattgaacggggtatttatccttgttctgtgatgtgagatgtagacaaaaatgcttttgtttgggtctgtaatgtcttagaagcttcctaaaaacctctctcaaatagctctattagggtgggggaatttaaacaagtggttttgcacctatttggctccccctactggcttaacttgcaatctcattactgattggctgactttgctgccactctaaaataattggctacattttttaagtaaaggGGCAgggagatgcctgtgatgtcataagcatcagtttttcagattgggctgttttctggctgacatttctaaaagaggaatttctatgagactgagatgtttagaatGTCTAGaactttttgcatgtttgtgaatgcgggtagactacaattattcaacaaagacaaggtaaaaatggtttttcattctctgtcccctttaagtaaataGTAAAGCTAACAATAAAATACTAAGTTACTATCTAAGCTACAAGTAGTGACTGCCCAACACTGATAATACAGTCTATGACACTTGTGTAAAATTCACTGGCCAATTTTATTACACCaataataattgttttatttctaCATAGAATTATTGTGTCACTTGTAATTTGAAGCCTGGTACTACCGGGACGGGATTAAATTTACATAAAGTAATAATGTTATTTTACCTCAGGTTGTCTGTAATATTAATGGCCAATTAGTGCGGGATAAGATATCTCAATAAAACTACCAGAAGTGAGAGGGGTAACTCGATTTGCGCATCGCCGTCATCTGTATTACATTGTTTCCTATATCACGTGCACAAATACAAATaacttataatatatatatatatattatatatatatatatatatatatatatatatatgagcgCTTGTGTCtttgtcacctttttcacccctgatgagtttgcacccctgacataaactaaattcagaacatctcaaataaacatctgcagtgattagttatataaaaagctgttttcagatgactgttttcagatgcccatccccttatcgtctagtttcttttttaaacgcgtttctgtaagcgtgtatgaactttaaaaacacatcgcatacggcgtccatgtgcgcgagctcgcgtctccgtgtaacgcggcgctcataaaaacggtgtcgcgtgtaaagcgacATACAgaattaccttgcatgtaaacaatatggaatcattttacagcaaatcccgcagtgcagcatttactcaaagttgccatgaaggatacgaaagtgaataactgtgtcttacactgtaaaacatgtaAAAGATATCCGCCATattacgggaggtcacgcggatttgtttgtaaataagcatgttaacatggaatcatattacagcacacacttaaaagatacagcagttcagggttactgaaagttgccatgaaggatataagtgaataactgtgtttaacactgttacagcatgcaacagtgaaatcctccattacgtgagatcgcgttctcgtttgtaaacaatgctaaagtttttcaatccgaagcgtgcagtctgctgaggttgcttactgtatgtaggctgaactgcacaagccatgagcatattacatgatagcaaatataaatggtataaattaactgttacttACTTCTAATATCCTCCTCCAGCTCCAGTGGgtcctccattgttcttctaaggtaacattaaagataaatgcttcccttcctcaatgtccagacataaataaagatattcctcacgtgtgtgtataaagtttataatccaaacatgcggtaaagtctttaaatctgataaactttacgctttgtttattatggtttgaaCCGCTAGTCTGTTGATTTCCATGTCAACAGCGGGTACCGCCTGTGGGCGTGATcgaattaaagataatgaagtcagccaggacaaacggtactctctttacttcgatgcagattatataaacaggcattatttgttttcgattatatttagcttgtttaaaagtagacatttcaggctttttttggatatgtgtatcatgtttgtgtgacgagtattcgcggagtttcaattgatttttgtaacgtgttttgagagacagctggcggagacagaaatgtctggatgcacaccctgtttattttctttatttgacaaaaacacaaagatctgttgttattgtgaatgaacacatattaaagaagaccctttaccgtttcaaatgatgtcaaacatgtaagtgtatgattattaatgatggagtattttaagtcgattctgccatgataaggaaaaaacacgtcaaaacgcggcgccgcgtttttggaccccagggggttaatagCCTTGAATTTGGTATACAAAGTCTTGGATTTCATTACAAGGGTCTTATATTTTTTTGCCTTTCCTAAGATTAAGTTCATACTGTAACAAAATTAACTGTTACTAATGTAGGCTAATTACCGTAATTAGTTACTATGCACCGTAAAGTTAAGTGCACCTCGCGCTCCACGTCATAGCAGAAAGCGCAAAAGTGCGCAGCCGTTACTATGGTTACTAGACTAGCGAGGTAAAGAACAAGATCGTAGCTAGCATAGTTTGTCGGCTAAAATGGGAAAGTGTCGGTTTAATCTGCTGTGGCCCAGTGCCGGCCTGAGCCtcttgggggccctaagcagaat contains:
- the LOC141364008 gene encoding LOW QUALITY PROTEIN: THAP domain-containing protein 6-like (The sequence of the model RefSeq protein was modified relative to this genomic sequence to represent the inferred CDS: substituted 1 base at 1 genomic stop codon) — translated: MEDPLELEEDIRKPDSSPSRGVPITRFPKDKNMRXKWEVALRREGFHASDSSVLCFPHFKHGDFDRTGQIVRLREGVIPSVFSFPVHLQRVVSIYLSTSSPQPQPNDDHGYALPASPTALKIRLNEALARVESLEREKKNSMAREKRAKNTVKSLLEDLREKNLINEEFKEKLELYSGKTKLAL
- the LOC129422326 gene encoding uncharacterized protein, which codes for MPGSHCCVKNCSSTSHDAYGKHRNNGTQFFRLPKWRRHQGEQISDLTRRRRIAWLAAIRRKDLTFDFTPQSMRVCSLHFHTGKPSFEMLENHPDWTPSLRLGHNDVKETNEARYQRQVKRRTQKRPPAQDDQQPSPPAQDHQQPPSPAQDHQQPPSPAQDHQQPPSPAQDHHQPPSPAQDHQQPPSPAQYHQQPPSPAQDDQQQQPPSPPTQEMECGLCTSRRDVINSLLEENRELKRELDEYRMNENFLGGDDNTVKYYTGLPNFALFQTLLLTLTPYLPQCRMKKLSPFQLVLLTLMRLRLDLPIQHLSHLFRVHRTTVADAFHHTLGVMYTQLCPLVHWPSRECLLTSMPHQFVESFGNNVAAIVDCFEVFIEKPSNVLARAQTFSQYKHAYTMKYLIVITPQGVISFISNGWGGRTSDKHITEQSGFLNKLLPGDIVLADRGFNIRESVGMMCAEVKLPTFTRGRAQLEAKDVEETRAIAHLRIHVERVIGVVRNKFKFLHSTVPVHMLVKCEGENLMPLDKIVTVCCALTNMCKSVV